Proteins from a single region of Aerococcus viridans:
- a CDS encoding VOC family protein — protein sequence MRQIAIQLCFNNQAEEAVKYYTKIFDQSEITREIHYPMPKGETVAYDFTIENQAFAAFNGGTDFKMNPSFSLMISLDTAEEVDALYAKLAKGGKDLMPLDAYPFSDRYAWVEDQFGLSWQIMLAPDVPKNHKIRVSLLFAGQYCGQAEQALKDYVTIFQKAAPGQINYYQEGEAQDARAKVNYAELNVGDQQLVFMDHGFGSDEEFSEAISFQIVAGAQSEVDYYWEKLSADEKAESMGWLKDSHGISWQVVPQAYLQIMETATEEQKKRVLDALFKMKKMDVARLENAKFGIG from the coding sequence ATGCGACAAATTGCGATCCAGTTATGTTTCAACAACCAAGCTGAAGAAGCAGTTAAATACTACACTAAAATTTTTGACCAAAGTGAGATTACCCGTGAAATCCACTATCCAATGCCTAAGGGTGAAACTGTTGCTTACGATTTTACGATCGAAAATCAAGCATTTGCAGCTTTTAATGGGGGGACTGATTTTAAAATGAACCCCTCATTCTCCTTGATGATATCGCTAGATACTGCTGAAGAAGTAGATGCCTTATACGCCAAACTGGCAAAAGGTGGAAAAGACTTGATGCCTTTGGACGCTTATCCATTTAGTGACCGCTATGCTTGGGTAGAAGATCAATTTGGTTTATCATGGCAAATTATGCTGGCACCGGACGTGCCTAAAAACCATAAAATCCGTGTATCTCTATTGTTTGCCGGTCAGTATTGTGGCCAAGCAGAGCAAGCTTTAAAGGATTATGTAACTATTTTTCAAAAGGCAGCGCCAGGCCAGATCAATTATTACCAAGAAGGTGAAGCTCAAGATGCGCGTGCTAAGGTGAATTATGCCGAGTTAAATGTTGGCGACCAACAATTAGTCTTTATGGACCATGGTTTTGGTAGTGATGAAGAGTTTTCTGAAGCTATTTCCTTCCAAATCGTTGCTGGTGCACAATCAGAAGTAGATTATTACTGGGAAAAATTATCAGCAGATGAAAAAGCTGAGTCTATGGGTTGGTTGAAAGATAGTCACGGTATTTCTTGGCAAGTAGTGCCACAAGCCTATTTGCAAATTATGGAAACTGCCACTGAAGAACAAAAGAAACGTGTACTAGATGCATTATTTAAAATGAAAAAAATGGATGTAGCCCGTTTAGAAAATGCCAAATTTGGTATCGGCTAA
- a CDS encoding SDR family NAD(P)-dependent oxidoreductase, with protein MELGLSGKVAIITGASRGIGFETAKSLASEGADVTIVARREDRLVDAQRAIQEITGRKVHYVVGDVTAEEDAKKVVAETIDQFGRIDILINNAGGSSAHSFDAVDNAEWQRDLNIKVFGVVNFTREVLPYFKKQNSGAIVNLTAIAGKTPPANSLPTSTSRAAGLGLTKELSKELGEYNIRVNAVSIGLVRSEQIEKRWQDNAADQTWEEFSKSQSADTPLGRIGETVEAANAITFLVSDAASYISGVALNIDGGAASVM; from the coding sequence ATGGAATTAGGTTTATCAGGAAAGGTAGCTATTATTACAGGGGCCAGCCGTGGGATCGGATTTGAGACGGCTAAGTCATTAGCGAGCGAGGGGGCTGACGTGACAATTGTCGCCCGTCGTGAGGATCGTCTCGTCGATGCTCAAAGAGCTATTCAAGAAATTACAGGTCGCAAAGTCCACTATGTCGTTGGGGACGTAACTGCCGAAGAAGATGCTAAAAAAGTAGTTGCTGAGACAATTGATCAATTTGGTCGTATTGATATTTTAATTAATAATGCGGGTGGATCGTCTGCCCATAGTTTCGATGCAGTCGACAATGCTGAATGGCAACGAGACTTGAATATTAAAGTTTTTGGTGTAGTGAATTTTACCCGTGAAGTGTTGCCATATTTTAAGAAACAAAATTCAGGCGCTATTGTGAATTTAACCGCTATCGCTGGTAAAACTCCTCCAGCTAATTCATTACCAACGTCAACTAGCCGTGCTGCTGGTCTTGGCTTAACAAAGGAATTAAGTAAAGAATTAGGTGAGTATAATATTCGTGTGAATGCTGTCTCTATTGGTTTAGTGCGTAGTGAACAAATCGAAAAACGTTGGCAAGACAACGCTGCTGATCAAACTTGGGAAGAATTTTCTAAAAGCCAATCAGCAGATACACCTTTAGGTCGTATTGGTGAAACGGTGGAAGCTGCTAATGCCATTACTTTCTTAGTATCTGATGCAGCTTCTTATATTTCAGGTGTGGCACTCAATATTGATGGTGGTGCGGCTTCAGTCATGTAA
- a CDS encoding MetQ/NlpA family ABC transporter substrate-binding protein: protein MKKWTKGLLTVLGTATLVLAGCENQASESTATNEDETATSGLLEDGVLTIGVTAGPHEEIFELVKEKAAADGLDIELVVFNDYIAPNTALADGELDLNSIQTGPYLETVIADTGYEFTQAFENITIPMGVYSEQYDTVDELQEGDTIAVPNTPSQEGRALLVLERAGVITLPEGLGIAATVDDIEENPLNLNFITGDPAQFIAQLPDVAAAGINSNYILDAGLSAEELAIAMEDPEDTTWVNWVVSRTEDAEDPVIAQLEEYYKTDEVKTFIEETFKGAVVASW, encoded by the coding sequence ATGAAGAAATGGACTAAAGGGTTGTTAACGGTATTAGGGACGGCGACACTTGTATTAGCTGGTTGCGAAAATCAAGCAAGTGAATCAACAGCTACTAATGAAGATGAGACGGCAACATCGGGCTTGCTAGAAGATGGCGTCCTAACGATTGGTGTCACAGCAGGTCCCCACGAAGAAATTTTTGAATTAGTAAAAGAAAAGGCAGCAGCGGATGGTTTGGATATTGAATTAGTGGTATTCAATGATTATATTGCACCAAATACGGCCTTAGCGGACGGTGAATTAGATCTTAACTCTATTCAAACTGGCCCTTATTTAGAAACCGTGATTGCAGATACAGGCTATGAATTTACACAGGCCTTCGAAAATATCACGATTCCAATGGGGGTATATTCTGAACAGTATGATACAGTAGATGAATTACAAGAAGGCGATACGATTGCAGTACCAAATACCCCTTCTCAAGAAGGGCGCGCACTTCTAGTATTAGAACGAGCTGGTGTGATTACTTTGCCTGAAGGGTTAGGTATTGCCGCTACAGTGGATGATATTGAAGAAAATCCATTGAATTTAAACTTTATTACCGGTGATCCAGCTCAATTTATCGCCCAATTACCGGATGTTGCAGCAGCGGGCATCAACTCAAACTACATCCTAGACGCAGGCTTATCAGCTGAAGAACTAGCCATTGCCATGGAAGATCCAGAAGATACCACATGGGTAAACTGGGTTGTATCACGTACTGAGGACGCCGAAGATCCCGTCATCGCGCAACTAGAAGAATATTATAAGACAGACGAAGTTAAAACCTTTATCGAAGAAACTTTTAAAGGTGCAGTAGTTGCTTCTTGGTAA